In a single window of the Bacteroidota bacterium genome:
- a CDS encoding ABC transporter permease produces MNKIKLIIQREYLTRVRKKSFIVMTILGPLLMAAMMIVPAFLATMSDTSDRKIAVLDETGIFYNKLQNDEHLQFYHVHTDLNTAKENMKTNGDYALLYIPKTEVALPTSAIIYSEKQPNLDTKSYIRRIMGKEIEEQKLLLQINKLKLDEADREIAMDIPISIKTSINLTTYKLSEGEAEQKTYTEIAMVIGIFTGILIYFFIFFFGAQVMRGVIEEKTSRIIEVIISSVKPFQLMMGKIVGIGLVGLTQLSLWIVLTASIVGVFQIAFKDKMPNQSAMVMNNTQMVQGNALAEVSSDESDLTAVFEAISSINFGIIIFAFIFFFLTGYLLYAALFAAVGSAVDSEADTQQFMLPITIPLIFAMIMAQFIIRDPEGPVAFWLSIIPLTSPIIMMIRIPFGVPYTELALSMVLLVAGFLFTTWMAGRIYRTGILMYGKKPSYKDLYKWIKYKG; encoded by the coding sequence ATGAATAAAATTAAACTCATTATACAAAGAGAATATCTGACCCGCGTTAGAAAAAAATCATTCATCGTCATGACCATTTTAGGTCCTTTACTCATGGCTGCGATGATGATTGTACCTGCATTCTTAGCGACCATGTCGGATACCAGTGACCGAAAAATTGCGGTATTGGACGAAACAGGAATTTTTTACAATAAACTTCAAAATGATGAGCATCTTCAGTTTTATCATGTGCATACCGATTTGAATACGGCTAAAGAGAATATGAAAACCAATGGGGATTATGCCTTGCTGTACATCCCGAAAACAGAAGTTGCCCTTCCGACTTCAGCCATCATTTATTCCGAAAAACAACCAAACCTCGATACCAAAAGCTATATCCGTCGAATAATGGGCAAGGAAATTGAAGAACAGAAATTACTGCTTCAAATCAATAAATTAAAACTTGATGAGGCCGATCGCGAAATCGCCATGGATATTCCAATTTCTATTAAAACATCGATAAACCTTACCACTTATAAACTCTCAGAAGGTGAAGCTGAACAAAAAACCTATACCGAAATTGCCATGGTGATCGGAATTTTCACAGGAATCCTGATCTATTTTTTCATTTTCTTTTTCGGTGCTCAGGTTATGCGTGGCGTAATTGAGGAAAAAACAAGTCGAATAATTGAAGTGATTATCTCATCGGTCAAACCCTTCCAATTAATGATGGGGAAAATAGTCGGAATTGGTCTGGTTGGACTAACACAACTATCTCTTTGGATCGTTCTGACAGCAAGCATTGTCGGTGTTTTTCAAATTGCTTTTAAAGATAAAATGCCCAACCAAAGTGCCATGGTAATGAATAATACTCAAATGGTACAGGGCAATGCATTAGCTGAGGTATCAAGTGATGAAAGTGATTTAACTGCAGTTTTTGAAGCTATTTCGTCCATCAATTTTGGGATCATAATCTTCGCGTTTATTTTCTTCTTTCTGACAGGGTACCTTTTGTATGCTGCCCTATTTGCTGCCGTTGGTTCGGCAGTTGATAGTGAGGCGGATACTCAACAGTTTATGCTGCCGATCACCATTCCGCTCATATTTGCCATGATTATGGCCCAATTCATCATTCGTGATCCGGAAGGACCGGTTGCATTTTGGTTGTCCATTATTCCGCTCACCTCTCCTATCATCATGATGATCCGTATTCCATTTGGTGTTCCTTATACCGAATTAGCCCTATCCATGGTTTTACTGGTAGCAGGCTTTTTATTTACCACCTGGATGGCCGGAAGAATTTACCGAACCGGAATTTTGATGTATGGTAAAAAACCCAGCTATAAAGACTTGTATAAGTGGATAAAGTACAAAGGATAA
- a CDS encoding ATP-binding cassette domain-containing protein, translating to MSLFNANNITKRFSNHTALKSVSIEVPKQSIFGLLGPNGAGKTTLIRIMNQITAPDEGELLFNSEKLQLKHIYKIGYLPEERGLYKKMKVGEQAIYLAQLKGLSRNDAIKKLKYWFEKFDIGTWWNRKVEELSKGMQQKVQFIVTILHEPELLIFDEPFSGFDPINVNLLKEEILKLKKDGATIIFSTHNMASVEELCDHIALINQSEKILEGRVSEIKTHYKSNTFTLEYSGYMGSIKSITNNQFEVSQTNLEDGRSQATIKLNNGDANQLLGILIPHLKIHSFNEVIPSMNDIFISRVAEANASKLN from the coding sequence TTCGAACCATACGGCCTTAAAATCGGTGAGTATTGAGGTGCCGAAACAAAGTATTTTCGGGCTTTTGGGGCCAAACGGAGCAGGGAAAACCACCCTTATCCGTATCATGAACCAGATCACGGCACCCGACGAAGGTGAGCTTCTCTTTAATTCAGAAAAACTTCAACTAAAACACATTTACAAAATTGGGTACTTACCCGAAGAAAGAGGTTTATATAAAAAGATGAAGGTAGGAGAACAGGCCATCTACCTCGCTCAATTGAAAGGGTTAAGCCGTAACGATGCCATCAAAAAGCTAAAGTATTGGTTTGAAAAATTTGATATCGGAACTTGGTGGAACCGCAAAGTTGAAGAACTTTCAAAAGGGATGCAGCAAAAAGTCCAGTTTATTGTTACCATTTTGCATGAACCTGAATTACTCATTTTTGACGAACCATTCAGTGGTTTTGACCCCATCAATGTAAACCTGCTTAAAGAGGAAATTTTAAAACTTAAAAAAGATGGTGCTACCATTATTTTTTCAACTCACAACATGGCTTCGGTTGAAGAATTATGCGACCATATTGCACTGATTAATCAATCTGAAAAAATATTGGAAGGCAGGGTGAGTGAAATCAAAACTCATTACAAGTCGAATACTTTTACTTTAGAATACAGTGGTTACATGGGCTCCATTAAATCAATCACAAACAATCAATTTGAAGTGAGCCAAACCAATTTAGAAGATGGGAGATCTCAAGCTACCATTAAACTGAATAATGGTGATGCCAATCAATTGTTGGGGATCCTTATTCCACACTTAAAAATCCATTCATTTAATGAAGTGATCCCAAGTATGAACGATATTTTTATCAGCAGGGTTGCCGAGGCAAATGCATCAAAATTAAATTAA